The Alteripontixanthobacter sp. genome has a window encoding:
- the addB gene encoding double-strand break repair protein AddB, whose product MPSRPPKPHWPVVERRVTEPTAPQVYSIAAHRGFADALVAGLVPRYREEGLGLARLTLLLPSSRAVRTVTEAFVRHYGASGEDGMLMPRMAVVGDLDLDETLGPLLDPLGASEISPAIDPTKRWLNIAALLPDVLKRMGREVPSSAALLRLAQQAAQTMDRLLVEDIAPDALWEDAVMNALEDQSAHWKDNTALFYAVQQVWRAELEAAGRTDAATRRNRLFDYAARRWRESPPQTPIVAAGVTSAAPALARLLKVVSQLPQGAVILPDLDLSMTEEVWAELGTAGAPENAGDPPFERGDAVTHPQYHLKLLHNRMGVARAEVQQWHRKGEAAAPPARTHAISSLFLPPEASQSWIDLPAEKRRLAGVSMVETANPEEEAQAIALLIRQAVAEPDKRAALVTPDRGLARRVVQHLRRWNIAADDSAGQPLSITPAGRVMLLLAECAAEECAPVPLMALLSHPLVSGELPRGEWLDNVRAMEMELRGPRPAPGLVPLGPIAGKAQVAQWWEGVAQLLAPLAENADERPLADWLDALSVAGEALCGEAMWAKADGRALSSFVEELRDAARGAGTRLERGELHAALRDAMESEAVRPPYGGHPRVSIYGLLESRMSRAELVICAGLNEGTWPAAPATDPLLAPAVLRALGVPGADFRIGLSAHDLAAALGAPEVVLSRSRRDVSGPAIPSRFWLRVRALMGDRLAAEHEDKSTVALARALDTQLQLAPASRPQPMPSAEQRRVKISVTALDRLRSDPYQFYASSILRLAELDPLDAEPSPAWRGTAAHEILELWHKAQASGQPRAMADISAEVLQQMNAHPLMRALWEPRLERALEWVEGELEKLGERKPVAIEQSGEMQVKGVTIHGKVDRIDRMPDGSLAIVDYKTGGPPSGAEVEAGFALQLGTLGLMARAGAFDGLERGEASVFEYWSLAKSDKSDTGFGYIATPIKVPSKRSGIEQEEFLPQSRKFLLEALDEWIFGDAPFTARLNPNAPVFATYDQLMRLDEWMGRDDE is encoded by the coding sequence ATGCCATCGCGCCCACCGAAGCCGCACTGGCCGGTGGTTGAGCGCCGGGTGACAGAGCCGACCGCACCGCAAGTCTATTCGATCGCCGCGCATCGCGGCTTTGCCGATGCGCTGGTGGCGGGCCTGGTCCCACGTTACCGCGAGGAAGGGCTCGGCCTCGCCCGGCTGACACTGTTATTACCGTCGAGCCGCGCGGTGCGCACGGTGACGGAGGCGTTCGTTCGCCATTACGGCGCCAGCGGCGAGGACGGGATGCTGATGCCGCGCATGGCGGTGGTCGGCGATCTCGACCTCGACGAGACGCTCGGCCCGCTGCTCGATCCGCTCGGCGCGAGCGAAATCTCGCCTGCCATCGACCCGACAAAACGCTGGTTGAACATCGCTGCCCTGCTGCCCGACGTATTGAAGCGGATGGGCCGCGAAGTGCCGAGCAGCGCCGCGCTGCTGAGGTTGGCTCAGCAGGCTGCGCAGACGATGGACCGCCTGCTGGTGGAAGACATCGCGCCCGATGCCTTGTGGGAAGATGCGGTGATGAACGCGCTGGAAGACCAGTCTGCGCATTGGAAGGACAACACCGCCCTGTTCTATGCCGTCCAGCAGGTCTGGCGAGCGGAGCTGGAGGCGGCGGGGCGCACCGATGCCGCCACGCGGCGCAACCGCTTGTTCGATTACGCGGCGCGGCGCTGGCGGGAAAGTCCGCCGCAAACTCCCATCGTCGCCGCCGGCGTAACCAGCGCGGCCCCGGCGCTTGCCCGGCTACTGAAGGTTGTCAGCCAATTGCCGCAGGGAGCCGTGATCCTGCCCGATCTTGACCTGTCGATGACGGAAGAAGTCTGGGCGGAGCTTGGCACGGCAGGTGCGCCGGAAAATGCAGGAGACCCCCCGTTCGAGCGGGGCGATGCGGTGACCCATCCGCAATATCACCTGAAATTGCTGCACAATCGCATGGGTGTGGCCCGGGCGGAGGTCCAGCAATGGCACCGCAAGGGCGAAGCTGCCGCGCCACCCGCGCGAACCCACGCAATTTCCAGCCTGTTCCTGCCGCCCGAGGCGAGCCAGAGCTGGATCGACTTGCCCGCGGAAAAACGCCGCCTGGCTGGTGTGAGCATGGTTGAAACCGCCAATCCGGAAGAGGAAGCACAGGCCATCGCCCTGCTGATCCGGCAGGCGGTGGCCGAACCGGACAAGCGCGCCGCTTTGGTGACGCCCGATCGCGGGTTGGCGCGCCGGGTGGTCCAGCATCTTCGCCGCTGGAATATTGCCGCAGACGATTCTGCCGGACAACCGCTCTCGATAACCCCCGCAGGCCGGGTGATGTTGCTGCTGGCCGAATGCGCTGCTGAGGAATGCGCGCCCGTTCCGCTGATGGCGCTGCTCTCGCATCCGCTGGTTTCGGGAGAATTGCCGCGCGGCGAATGGCTGGACAATGTCCGCGCGATGGAAATGGAATTGCGTGGTCCGCGCCCGGCGCCCGGCCTTGTCCCGCTCGGTCCGATTGCCGGCAAAGCGCAGGTGGCGCAGTGGTGGGAAGGGGTAGCGCAGCTTCTTGCGCCGCTGGCCGAAAATGCAGACGAACGCCCGCTCGCCGATTGGCTCGATGCGCTGTCCGTGGCTGGGGAGGCTCTATGCGGCGAGGCTATGTGGGCGAAGGCCGATGGCCGTGCATTGTCCAGCTTCGTGGAGGAATTGCGCGATGCGGCGCGCGGTGCAGGCACACGGCTGGAGCGGGGCGAGCTTCATGCGGCCTTGCGCGATGCGATGGAGAGCGAGGCGGTGCGCCCGCCCTATGGCGGCCACCCCCGCGTATCGATCTATGGCTTGCTGGAATCGCGGATGAGCCGGGCGGAATTGGTGATTTGCGCCGGCCTGAACGAAGGGACGTGGCCCGCCGCGCCCGCAACCGATCCGCTTCTGGCCCCGGCAGTTCTGCGCGCATTGGGTGTGCCGGGTGCGGATTTCCGCATCGGCCTGTCCGCGCACGATCTGGCAGCGGCGCTCGGGGCGCCCGAAGTGGTGCTCAGCCGGTCGCGGCGCGATGTTTCAGGCCCGGCGATCCCGTCGCGTTTCTGGCTGCGCGTGCGCGCCTTGATGGGCGACAGGCTGGCGGCGGAGCATGAAGACAAGAGCACGGTTGCGCTGGCGCGCGCACTCGACACGCAGTTGCAGCTTGCCCCTGCATCTCGTCCGCAGCCGATGCCTTCGGCAGAGCAGCGCCGGGTGAAGATCAGCGTGACCGCACTCGATCGTCTGCGCTCCGATCCGTATCAATTCTACGCTTCGTCGATCCTGCGATTGGCGGAGCTCGACCCGCTCGATGCCGAGCCGTCCCCTGCCTGGCGCGGCACGGCGGCGCATGAAATCCTGGAGTTGTGGCACAAGGCGCAGGCCAGCGGCCAACCGCGAGCGATGGCCGATATTTCAGCCGAGGTGCTACAGCAGATGAACGCGCACCCGCTGATGCGCGCCTTGTGGGAGCCGCGGCTGGAACGTGCGCTGGAATGGGTCGAGGGGGAACTGGAAAAGCTCGGCGAACGCAAGCCTGTCGCCATCGAGCAATCGGGCGAAATGCAGGTCAAGGGTGTGACCATTCACGGCAAGGTGGACCGGATCGACCGGATGCCCGACGGCTCGCTCGCCATCGTCGATTACAAGACTGGCGGCCCGCCCTCGGGCGCGGAGGTCGAGGCGGGGTTTGCACTGCAGCTCGGCACGCTTGGCCTGATGGCCCGAGCGGGGGCGTTTGACGGGCTGGAGAGGGGCGAGGCCAGCGTGTTCGAATATTGGTCGCTGGCGAAAAGCGACAAGAGCGATACCGGCTTCGGTTACATCGCCACGCCTATCAAGGTGCCGTCCAAGCGCAGCGGAATAGAGCAGGAGGAATTCCTGCCGCAATCGCGCAAGTTCCTGCTGGAAGCGCTGGATGAATGGATTTTCGGCGATGCGCCGTTCACCGCGCGGCTGAACCCGAACGCGCCGGTATTTGCGACATACGACCAGCTGATGCGGTTGGATGAATGGATGGGGCGCGACGATGAGTAG
- the addA gene encoding double-strand break repair helicase AddA, with the protein MSRQLIYPLTDAQAGAVEPQDSVWLSASAGTGKTQVLSARVLRLLLQAETDPSQILCLTFTKAGAAEMATRVNEVLASWVRMPAGALAQDLQAIGAPVDPDTQARARTRFASVLDCPGGGLRIDTIHAFSQWLLAAFPEEAGLAPGTQPMEDRDRDLLAHEVLAAMLVEAQQTGDRALLDALGMLSVRWGPDGVRGWLMRCAASREMWFGKGSWRAEDIPARTKQVLGLAADASLADAEAMCGDDRFPVNALRNFVDAMRAWGTANGTKYADAAAVWLAMDPAGRLGAMDQLLDSILKKDGTPRGGIKKPLEQNPALAEWQDEVAQAYAAIAEFVTLLNLSEWFAQALAIGRSFALHWDEAKTREGFIDFDDQIRQAAALLNTSDLSDWIRYKLDRRFDHILIDEAQDTNQSQWDIIRALTEDFFAGAGQREGKLRTIFVVGDYKQAIFRFQGTSPQNFALARDYYERIIGDAASNAARLRERTTLRPLQELPLGRSYRTSQPVLDFVDMAIAEIGPLQFGLSETPGVHRGDARPGQVVLWRPVPVIPQDMEDEDAAEDSWVSAPERRTADRIADQVKGWIGTYPLYKGGERTAQAGDILVLVRKRKELAGLIVARLHAAGVPVAGVDRLRLGAPLAVKDLMAALRFAAEPLDDLSLACLLVSPLVGWNQEQLLEHGYRGAKVALWDHVRKSDTPEVMGVADRLRDLLKLADYETPQALLHWLLLGPWQGRAKLVARLGREAADPIDELLGAAHAYAAAHTPSLAGFIQWFDAGDGELKREAGASEGLVRVMTVHGAKGLQAPIVILADATGDPDASPIRDLSLSEDGGDGEGRAVPLPSLSAKDRVGPIAAAQEAAKREEREEHWRLLYVAMTRAEEALFIGGALNMRDKDGEPKPDSWFARLTPLVDGLPENDPVWGWRLTHGEAPPAIQGNAAEPVTAPQGIAIPDWARRPIGPEPRPPRPLAPSSAGEDIGARPPLPVQQVAIAARRGVLIHALLERLPDVPQAERRERAEAWLLRQASELDEAQRREMVDSALAVLDDPQFAAIFSPDALAEVPLAATVEGQVVAGNADRLLVEETRVTVVDFKTARRPPSSLADLPGSVLAQMGAYAAALGVIYPGREIRAAVLYTQTPELFEIDPEILAAHKPRVSRREESFALPGVE; encoded by the coding sequence ATGAGTAGGCAGCTGATCTATCCGCTCACCGACGCTCAGGCCGGGGCTGTCGAACCGCAGGATAGCGTTTGGCTGTCCGCCTCTGCCGGGACGGGCAAGACGCAGGTGCTGTCCGCGCGGGTTTTACGGCTGTTGCTGCAGGCCGAGACCGATCCGTCGCAGATATTATGCCTGACTTTCACCAAGGCCGGCGCGGCGGAAATGGCGACACGGGTGAACGAAGTGCTGGCCAGCTGGGTCCGTATGCCGGCGGGCGCATTGGCGCAGGATTTGCAGGCCATTGGTGCTCCGGTAGATCCCGATACGCAGGCGCGGGCGCGTACCCGCTTCGCCAGCGTGCTGGATTGCCCCGGTGGCGGTTTGCGGATCGATACGATCCACGCCTTTTCGCAGTGGCTGCTGGCTGCCTTTCCGGAAGAAGCCGGGCTGGCCCCCGGAACCCAGCCTATGGAGGACCGCGACCGCGATTTGCTGGCGCACGAAGTGCTCGCCGCGATGCTGGTCGAGGCGCAGCAGACCGGCGACCGGGCGCTGCTCGATGCGCTGGGGATGCTCAGCGTGCGTTGGGGGCCGGACGGGGTACGCGGCTGGCTGATGCGCTGCGCAGCTTCGCGCGAGATGTGGTTCGGCAAAGGCAGTTGGCGCGCGGAGGATATTCCCGCTCGCACCAAGCAGGTTCTGGGACTGGCCGCAGATGCCAGCCTTGCGGATGCCGAAGCGATGTGCGGCGATGACCGGTTTCCGGTGAACGCTCTTCGAAATTTCGTCGATGCTATGCGAGCGTGGGGAACGGCAAACGGCACAAAATATGCCGATGCGGCGGCTGTTTGGTTGGCGATGGACCCGGCGGGACGGCTTGGCGCGATGGATCAATTGCTTGATTCCATCCTGAAGAAAGATGGCACCCCGCGCGGCGGCATCAAGAAACCGCTCGAACAGAACCCGGCCTTGGCGGAATGGCAGGACGAGGTCGCGCAGGCCTATGCTGCCATTGCGGAATTCGTCACTTTGCTGAACCTGTCCGAATGGTTTGCCCAGGCGCTCGCCATCGGGCGCAGCTTCGCGCTGCACTGGGACGAGGCCAAGACGCGCGAAGGCTTTATCGATTTCGACGACCAGATCAGGCAAGCAGCCGCGCTGCTCAACACGTCGGACCTGTCGGACTGGATCCGCTACAAGCTGGATCGCCGTTTCGACCATATTCTGATCGATGAGGCGCAGGATACCAACCAGTCTCAATGGGACATAATCCGTGCCCTGACGGAGGATTTCTTCGCTGGGGCGGGGCAACGCGAGGGCAAGCTGCGCACCATTTTCGTTGTCGGCGATTACAAGCAGGCAATCTTCCGGTTCCAGGGCACCAGCCCGCAAAACTTCGCCCTTGCGCGCGATTATTACGAGCGGATCATAGGCGATGCGGCGAGCAATGCGGCGAGGTTGCGAGAACGGACCACGCTGCGACCATTGCAGGAGTTGCCGCTGGGGCGGTCCTATCGCACCTCGCAGCCGGTGCTCGATTTCGTGGATATGGCGATTGCCGAAATCGGTCCGCTACAATTCGGCCTGTCCGAAACGCCCGGGGTGCATCGCGGTGATGCGCGACCGGGGCAAGTCGTCTTATGGCGGCCCGTTCCCGTTATACCGCAGGACATGGAGGATGAGGACGCGGCGGAGGATAGCTGGGTCTCCGCACCCGAACGGCGCACGGCCGACCGGATCGCTGACCAGGTGAAAGGCTGGATCGGCACCTATCCGCTCTACAAGGGCGGGGAGCGTACCGCGCAGGCGGGCGATATTCTGGTGCTGGTACGCAAGCGCAAGGAACTCGCCGGATTGATCGTGGCCCGGCTGCACGCTGCCGGTGTTCCGGTGGCTGGGGTGGATAGGCTGCGGCTGGGCGCTCCGCTGGCGGTGAAGGATCTGATGGCGGCGCTGCGGTTTGCCGCGGAGCCGCTGGACGATCTCAGCCTGGCCTGCTTGCTGGTCTCGCCGCTGGTGGGATGGAACCAGGAACAACTTCTGGAACATGGCTATCGCGGCGCGAAAGTCGCGCTGTGGGACCATGTGCGCAAATCCGATACGCCGGAAGTGATGGGGGTGGCCGACAGGCTGCGCGACTTGCTGAAGCTGGCGGATTACGAGACGCCGCAGGCGCTGCTCCATTGGCTGCTGCTCGGCCCGTGGCAAGGCCGCGCGAAGCTGGTCGCGCGGCTGGGACGCGAGGCGGCCGATCCGATCGACGAATTGCTGGGCGCCGCGCATGCCTATGCCGCTGCCCATACGCCCAGCCTGGCCGGATTCATCCAGTGGTTCGATGCAGGCGACGGCGAATTGAAGCGCGAGGCGGGCGCGAGCGAAGGGCTGGTGCGGGTGATGACCGTCCACGGGGCAAAGGGACTGCAGGCACCCATCGTGATCCTGGCCGATGCCACCGGCGATCCCGATGCCTCGCCGATACGCGACCTTTCGCTGAGCGAGGATGGCGGCGACGGGGAAGGGCGCGCGGTGCCGTTACCCAGCCTGAGCGCCAAGGACCGCGTCGGCCCGATCGCCGCGGCGCAAGAGGCAGCGAAGCGCGAGGAACGCGAAGAACATTGGCGGCTGCTCTATGTCGCGATGACCCGCGCGGAAGAGGCGCTTTTCATCGGCGGTGCGCTGAATATGCGCGACAAGGATGGGGAGCCGAAACCCGATAGCTGGTTCGCGCGGCTCACACCGCTGGTCGATGGGCTGCCCGAAAACGATCCGGTTTGGGGTTGGCGGCTGACGCATGGCGAGGCTCCTCCGGCGATACAGGGGAATGCCGCCGAGCCGGTTACCGCGCCGCAGGGTATCGCGATACCCGATTGGGCGCGCCGGCCGATTGGCCCCGAACCGCGCCCGCCGCGCCCACTCGCACCGTCTTCCGCAGGGGAGGATATCGGGGCGCGGCCGCCTCTGCCGGTGCAGCAGGTCGCCATCGCCGCGCGGCGCGGGGTGCTGATCCATGCATTGCTGGAGCGGCTGCCCGACGTGCCGCAGGCAGAGCGGCGCGAGCGGGCCGAAGCCTGGTTGCTGCGCCAGGCAAGCGAGCTGGACGAGGCGCAGCGCCGCGAAATGGTCGATTCGGCACTGGCGGTGCTGGACGATCCGCAATTTGCCGCGATATTCTCTCCCGATGCGCTCGCCGAAGTGCCCTTGGCCGCAACGGTCGAGGGGCAAGTCGTGGCCGGCAATGCAGACCGGTTGCTGGTGGAGGAAACCCGCGTGACGGTGGTCGATTTCAAAACCGCTCGCCGGCCCCCATCTTCGCTTGCCGATCTGCCCGGGTCGGTTCTGGCACAGATGGGCGCTTACGCCGCTGCGCTCGGCGTGATCTATCCGGGGCGCGAGATACGCGCCGCCGTGCTCTACACGCAGACACCCGAATTGTTCGAAATCGATCCGGAAATTCTCGCCGCGCACAAACCGCGCGTTTCAAGGCGAGAGGAAAGCTTTGCCCTTCCGGGCGTTGAGTAA
- the trxA gene encoding thioredoxin, giving the protein MATKNVTDNSFQADVLESDKPVLVDFWAEWCGPCKMIAPALEEISEELEGQVTIAKMDIMENTGIPGEMGVQSIPLMVLFKDGKPVAQKLGAAPKGQLKQWLESEL; this is encoded by the coding sequence ATGGCCACCAAGAACGTCACCGATAACAGTTTCCAAGCCGATGTGCTGGAAAGCGACAAGCCAGTGCTGGTCGATTTCTGGGCCGAATGGTGCGGCCCGTGCAAGATGATCGCCCCGGCATTGGAAGAAATCAGTGAGGAACTGGAAGGCCAGGTCACCATCGCCAAGATGGATATCATGGAGAACACCGGCATCCCCGGCGAAATGGGCGTTCAGTCGATCCCGCTGATGGTGCTGTTCAAGGATGGCAAGCCGGTTGCGCAGAAACTGGGCGCAGCGCCCAAGGGGCAGCTGAAACAGTGGCTTGAGAGCGAACTCTAA
- a CDS encoding inositol monophosphatase family protein, whose product MTSTQADAFQREVAALLRKVSQQVILPHYQSLTTDQIEEKAADDVVTVADTLAEEMLEEGLAKITPGLPIVGEEAAHADPSVLERLTGSCWIVDPIDGTNNYASGKPPFGILLALADAGKAHAGWIYDPLADRLCTAQRGKGAYVNGARVTACATGETPPVAAISIMFMDPAQREAVREHISPHYRLVDLPRCAAEQYPRLGLGENDVSIFERTLAWDHAAGALWLNEAGGKVARPDGSPYRVDEPDRTGMIGAASPALWDDLAARLEKMP is encoded by the coding sequence ATGACATCAACCCAGGCAGATGCATTTCAGCGCGAAGTTGCCGCGCTGCTGCGCAAGGTGTCCCAGCAGGTTATCCTGCCACATTATCAGTCGCTCACCACAGACCAAATCGAGGAAAAAGCCGCCGACGATGTGGTGACGGTTGCCGACACTCTGGCCGAGGAGATGCTGGAGGAGGGGCTTGCAAAGATCACGCCGGGCCTGCCGATCGTGGGCGAGGAAGCTGCCCATGCCGATCCCTCGGTTCTGGAGCGGCTGACCGGTTCCTGCTGGATCGTCGACCCGATCGACGGGACCAACAATTACGCATCGGGCAAGCCGCCATTCGGCATTTTGCTGGCCTTGGCTGATGCAGGCAAAGCCCATGCCGGATGGATTTACGATCCGCTCGCGGACCGATTGTGCACCGCCCAGCGCGGCAAGGGAGCGTATGTAAATGGCGCGCGTGTCACCGCTTGCGCTACTGGCGAGACTCCCCCGGTCGCAGCGATCTCGATCATGTTCATGGACCCGGCACAGCGTGAGGCCGTGCGCGAACATATCTCGCCGCATTACCGCCTGGTGGATTTACCGCGCTGCGCGGCAGAGCAATATCCGCGCCTCGGGCTGGGCGAAAACGACGTATCGATCTTCGAGCGCACCTTGGCGTGGGACCATGCGGCAGGCGCGCTCTGGCTGAACGAGGCGGGCGGAAAGGTCGCCCGGCCCGATGGCTCGCCCTACCGCGTGGACGAGCCGGACCGGACCGGAATGATTGGCGCAGCCTCACCAGCCTTGTGGGACGATCTGGCCGCGCGGCTGGAAAAGATGCCTTAG
- the argJ gene encoding bifunctional glutamate N-acetyltransferase/amino-acid acetyltransferase ArgJ, with the protein MDLPPSPLARPFPEMPDIVGAVPRVARAGYKDWDRTDLTYVELDEGTSVAGVFTQSACASSEVEMGREQVRQGRARALIVNAGNSNAFTGYRGRAAVEQITAQVSSHLGCPADQVFVSSTGVIGVPLPQDKARAGVESALRAAECSWEEAALTIGTTDTFAKGATSSAMIGGQRVELAGIIKGSGMIAPDMATMLGYVFTDAAVAPAFLQQLLEAANKRSFSCITVDGDTSTSDTVLAFATGSAGNAPLASFGDKGADAFAAALDDICRQLAQLVVRDGEGARKFVEIRVGGAASDESARIIGLSVANSPLLKTAIAGQDANWGRVVMAVGKAGEPADRDRLSIGFGGHWCARGGQPLDDFDEAPIAEHLRGEEITIEIDMGLDEGCATVWTCDLTHGYIDINADYRS; encoded by the coding sequence ATGGACCTGCCACCCTCCCCGCTCGCCAGACCCTTTCCCGAAATGCCAGACATTGTCGGCGCGGTTCCGCGCGTGGCCCGGGCCGGTTACAAGGATTGGGACCGCACGGACCTTACCTATGTCGAACTGGACGAAGGCACATCCGTCGCCGGAGTTTTCACCCAGAGCGCGTGCGCTTCGAGCGAGGTCGAAATGGGCCGCGAACAGGTAAGGCAGGGCCGCGCCCGCGCGCTGATCGTCAATGCCGGGAACTCCAACGCCTTCACAGGCTATCGCGGGCGCGCGGCGGTCGAACAGATCACCGCGCAAGTGTCCAGCCATCTTGGCTGCCCGGCAGACCAGGTTTTCGTGTCATCAACCGGCGTGATCGGTGTGCCCCTGCCGCAGGACAAGGCCCGCGCAGGCGTAGAAAGCGCGCTGCGGGCGGCGGAATGTTCGTGGGAAGAGGCCGCGCTAACCATCGGAACTACCGATACTTTTGCCAAGGGTGCGACCAGCTCGGCAATGATCGGCGGGCAGCGGGTGGAATTGGCCGGGATCATCAAGGGCAGCGGCATGATCGCGCCCGATATGGCGACGATGCTCGGCTATGTGTTCACCGATGCGGCGGTTGCGCCCGCGTTTCTTCAGCAATTGCTGGAAGCGGCGAACAAGCGCTCATTTTCATGCATCACGGTGGATGGCGATACGTCCACCAGCGATACCGTGCTGGCATTTGCCACCGGTTCGGCAGGCAACGCGCCGCTCGCTTCGTTCGGCGATAAGGGTGCGGATGCGTTTGCCGCTGCACTGGACGATATTTGCCGCCAACTCGCCCAGCTGGTGGTGCGCGACGGGGAAGGAGCACGAAAATTCGTGGAGATCCGCGTCGGCGGGGCGGCCAGCGACGAAAGCGCGCGGATCATCGGATTGTCGGTCGCCAATTCTCCCCTCCTCAAGACCGCGATTGCAGGACAGGACGCAAATTGGGGACGCGTGGTCATGGCCGTGGGCAAAGCCGGCGAACCTGCAGACCGCGACCGGCTGTCCATCGGCTTCGGCGGCCATTGGTGCGCGCGCGGCGGGCAACCGCTCGATGATTTCGACGAGGCTCCGATCGCCGAGCATTTACGCGGCGAGGAGATCACTATCGAGATCGACATGGGTCTGGATGAGGGCTGCGCCACAGTGTGGACCTGCGACCTGACCCATGGATATATCGATATCAACGCCGATTATCGCTCATGA